The following proteins are encoded in a genomic region of Phycisphaera sp.:
- the gatC gene encoding Asp-tRNA(Asn)/Glu-tRNA(Gln) amidotransferase subunit GatC — MSPDAPPPVDVRKIARLARLGVAQSDLAPLAAELASILDHAKGLEQLDLTNVEPLSHAADLEATLAEDVPGGELPREALEGIAPSMDGPFIRVPKVLGGGGGQSDS, encoded by the coding sequence ATGAGCCCCGACGCACCACCACCCGTCGACGTCCGCAAGATTGCCCGCCTGGCCCGCCTCGGGGTGGCCCAGAGCGACCTCGCGCCGCTGGCCGCCGAGCTGGCGTCGATCCTCGACCACGCGAAGGGGCTCGAGCAACTCGACCTCACCAACGTCGAGCCGCTCTCCCATGCGGCGGACCTGGAGGCGACGCTGGCCGAGGATGTTCCCGGCGGCGAGCTGCCGCGCGAGGCGCTCGAAGGCATCGCGCCCTCGATGGACGGGCCGTTCATCCGCGTGCCGAAGGTGCTCGGTGGGGGTGGCGGGCAGAGCGATTCCTGA